The genomic interval ATCAAATGACAGTGCGCCCTGCGCGTACCATATGAAAAAGAGCCTGCGAAAACAaagcgaggagagagacgcacgcacaccgctATGGCtgcgaggggtggggagggaggaaggggtcGTTAGACAAGAAACGAGCAACAGGAGAACAAGGTCGTGGCCTGCCCAGGctgctccctcccccttacTCGGACGCGCAGTTGTTTTTCCATTGGTTTTCTGTGCGATAACATACCTGCTGCCTCCCAACGATGTCCggaccccctccccctgcctcCCTTCGCCCGTTCCTCTTCTCCGTTCACTGCTAAGAGGAGTGCGTGTCCCCTGTCCCGTGTACTGTGTCGGTCCCTTCTCCGCCCGTTTCTCAGCTTGACAGCACGCCAAGCAGCACGCTCTCATCGTACAGAAAGAGCTCCTCTCCGTCCACCTTCACCGAAGAGCCGCCGTACTCCGGCAGCAGTACCGTGTCGCCCACCTTCACCGTCGGCGTCCAGTCCTTCGAcccagccgccaccgccacaacGGTGCCCTCGTTGACCTTGGCGGCCACCTGCTCCGGGATCAGGATGCCGGCCTTCGTCTGCTTCGCCGCCTGCATGCGCTTCACCAGCACGCGCTGGCCCAGCGGCTGTAGCTTCTTCAGGGCGGGGGCGGTGAAGCGGAACATTATAGGTGAGCGGGGTCGAAACAGGAAGaagcaaagagagaaaaaatTAAAGTAAAGTGAGGTCGTACCTGATGAGCCGAGGGAgacgcgcacgtgtgtgtgtgtgtgtgtgtacctGAGAGCTGTGAAGACGTGGAAAGCAATCCTGTGTGGCAGTGGAACAGAAGAGCGACACGTTTGGGAGAGCCATACAGGAacggtgggggaggggggaggcagtgAAGAGGAGAAAGCTGAGCAGTGGAGGCGATGCACCGTCACCTgacgcacatacgcacagaGCGAGCGCACCACAGCCGCACGCACATGTCAGAGGAGAAATCGGCGTCACTCACCGGAGGTGCCGCAACGCCGGGTAGATACAGAGCCCGAATACCGTGAGTTGTCAACGGAAAGGGAGTGAGGAGGCCGTTGCCCCATCGGCAACATACAGTGATCGCTCTCTCGACATACTCGCAAGGGCAACAGGGTCATCCAACACAACATAATTTCTCAAGCCGCCCGTTCTCTTCCATGCAGCATCCACTCAGGTCCGCTCTGCCCCcggcctgccacaggcccacCTCCCGTCGTGCAAAGCAGCCGTACACACAAGCCAGCACGGCAATGCGCCGACACCAGCATCTGAGTGCAGGGCCCGTGCACCAAACGCTACCCACACCCGCTTTGCAGCCGCTCGCATTGTGCCGGTCACCACCTGGCGcatcctcccccccccctcctcgcggtggtgcaggccccccccacacacacacacgtacacacacaccagtgggcagtgtGAGGGTCGGCTGTGAtgcgctcgagtcacgccgGCACGCCGCCCgtcacatggatggcacaacCGAGCTcacggtcgcaggtcgccccgacgcggcgccgcccaggACCTGTCCAcagacatcagcagcgatacatcgctccAGCCTCACTACGTCGTGGGCGCTTGagcctgccaccaccagaagcggtTCGACACTTTTGGTAgggggatggaggagggagggggtggggggtcTCATCGGCTTCCTCCCGcacagaggggaggggtgcactGTCATCAGGGAAGgaagcacacagacagacgcaaAAAAAGACACGAAGTCCCTAAAGAGGAACGCGTGAAGGCGGGCACGGGCAACACGCGCCACGCGCTTCACCGTAAGTGCCAGCCTGTGCTGCGGTCAGCGTTGCGCGTCTCCATCCCCtctcctgcctctctcctAGTCTCCACCAccctctgcctccctctcgtCTGCAGTCCTCCGACGttgccccccctcccacacacacacacacacacacactcgcatCGCACACCCAATTCTCACAGCATAGACCCTCGAgcaaagagggagaagcacaggggagagggagagtaGAGTATGATGGGGTGTAGCGGAGGAACAAGTCACAGGTGCCGGAAGGGTAGACTTGTGAGAGAGCGGAAAGAAGACGTATTTGTTAATGCAGGAAGCAGGTGGCAGCAGTCATCACGCCCACCGTGGCAATGAAGCGATCCTTCGAGGAGCCATCGTCCAAGCTTGGCACGCCAACCGTGAAGAAACCAATGTCGATCATGTCCACCGCAGGCGCGTCGGCTGCGTCACTACCTGGAATCACCGCAGTTGTGGGAGCAGCAACATTCCCGCCGCCTGCATAAGAGCCAGCACAGGAGAACTGTGCCTTGGCACGTGCCGGGTCTACAGGGAAGAGAAATACTTCTGTGGCGACGCAGCTCACCGGGATCTCGCGGACGTAGTCGATGCGGAACTTGCGCAGCAGTATGTCAGCGCGGTTTGGCGGCACACCGGGGGGCAGGAGACGCGAGTAGGCACATCGCGCATCCGCCGTAGCGCCGCGGAAGGCGTCGATCACGAGCATCTTCGTCACGAGCTGGTTCACGTGCAGGTTGAAGTCGATATCGGTCTCGCGCAGCGTGAAGTGGCGCCGATGAAGCAGCCAGAGGGGTGCCGCGGTGCACACATGAGGCAGGGAGACGAGAGACGCATCCGGTGGCGGAGCGGAGAGCGGGGAGTACGCGGCAATCTCCATGGAAGCGATGGCGGACGCATTCGCGAACCACCCGCTCTGCAGCAGGAGGTCACTCACCGAGAGTCGCTGAACCCGTGCGATGTCGGATGAGGGCATTTTCGACGCATTCTTCTCGATGACGGAGCGCAACAGCGACTGCACATCAGCAGGCAGCGTTGTCggagtgcgctgctgcttcgacACCCACACTGCTGTCACCTTGAAGCTGCCGACCAGGCcgcgcgctgcctcgccctGATCGTTTAAGTAGGTGTAAAGTTGGCTGTACACGCTGTAGGAGCTGTTGCCGACGTGGACGAGGTAGAGGTGGGCCCCAGCGAACAGCTTCGACAGCCTTGGCGGCAACTCGAAGTCGGGGTACGGGTTATCGAGGATCtcctcgacgccggcgaAGAAGAACGTGTTGTTCGAGCCTGTGTAGGCGTGGTTAACCTGCTCCACCGGCGGACGCGCCTCGTTGCCCTGGGTGTACGGCGCGGCGAGCGCCATCTCGTCGGGCGGTTGCAGCCACCCGTGCTCCCGTGCAAAACGGAAGCAGTAGTTGCCCAGACGGTTTAAGGTGGACACATTAATCTGCatgtgctgcaccggcagAAACGGTGCGACAGGAATGccccacaccaccgccgacccgtccgcctcctcgcgaTACATGGCACGGGAGGGTGCACTGGGATGGATGCGTGATGTAAGTATgggcagaggaagagggccaGCCACCGAAGAGCACGCGGGTGGAAGTTCTGTGGCGCACGAGTGCGGATAGATGCATATGAGTATGTTAAGTGAAGTGAAGGATGCGTCGGAGGAGCAAGTAAGCAGTggggcagagggggggggtacttcaaagagagaaaggatCTCGCAACGGGCACAGGAGCGTTAACGCGATACACGCACTCGCACTCGAAGCAGGAGGCGACATCCGCATCGTGACGCGTGCATGTTTATGGAGGTGATGTCGGCAGACTCCGGCAACGCATCGAACACGAGCGGggaggcagggagagagggaggggggggggagcctGTCtgaaaaaagggagagagaaagcccCCCAAGTGAGGTTGTGAGGTGCCCGCTTGTGAGCCgcacccgccaccaccactgccatGCCAACCACACTCGCCAGGCGCGCCCTGTTACGACACGGAAGTGGGCCCGCTTGTCAGCAGACCACACGATGACGTTGATTCGGCGCATTGACCTTGTCGGCTTTACGATTTTTAACCGTTTTGTCTCTTTGCCTGTTTCCGTGCCATCAAAAAGGGAGCCGATGCggcacctcccccctccctcatcctCCCATTCCTTGGGCGCCCGAagcgcagctccgctgctgtggtCGCTAGCACCGCCTCTCCAGCTCTTTCACGTCGTCTCCGCCGTATATACCCCCATGCCTTGCGTAcaacccccacccctcacaccctcgcctccgccgtaGCCACCGCCCCTCCGGCaagcacgcaggcacacacggagGAACGGCAAGCAAGACTAGCATGGACAGAaggtggaagagggaggaaaggaggaggagggcgagggggtgcagatacggagagagagagagagagaggagcgtggaggcggtgaatCAGCAGTGGGGTGGAGATGATGCGATCGACGTCCCAAAACACACGAAACGTGCGAAGGGtgcggggaggaggggagggggacgacGGACAATAATTCGCGGGGCAGTCGCTGACAAcatacgaaaaaaaaaatggtaAAGTCTCTgtgtggatgggtgggtgggaggagggggtctGTCTCCCTCagtgtgtctctctgtctgtgtgacGTGGAAGCTCACAGAGAGCACAAAGCGGGATACGAGCGATcaaaatatatatatatatatcaacAATATCAACAACAAAgtgagcgagcgagggagCAACAGAAGGACGAGCAGACGGAGCCGCAGCAACGAAatgggagaggggcagagatgtcgggagaggcagggggaggggagggggagggggctccCTACCGCActcggagctgcagcggatAGGCGCGACCTATCGCtcagggaggggggagggggtgaaaACGCTCATTCTTGCTCGAATAATCTGCTCATGTCAGTCGTCACCTTCAAGTGGCCGTTGCGAGGTGGCGAGAGCCGCTGCTCAAGCTCGCAGCCATCACTTTCCGcactaccaccacccctACCCCTCCTCCCATGATACGACCACTGCACACGCTACCTTTCAATACTTCTCTTCGAGCAATCTCTGTGCACCGCTCCAGGAAAGGTGCAGCGCACACCCAGGCTCTCCCACAGCACGCcagcgagagggagaacaAAGTCGCACTCAAAGCTGCGGTCTGTAGTGGACACAAGGCAGCCAACGAAGCAGAGTTCTGACAAGAAAGAGTGGGGGAACGCAGAtggcgtgtatgtgcgcgcgcatgccTTGTGCCAAGCAGCTGTCCAGCTCGACCTCGGACGCGTCCTCGGCATGAGCCACTGGGACCAGCGAATGCGAAGAACGAGGTCGAAAAGGTAGGCAATCAAGAAGGTTGGCGCAAGGGGTGATCGGCGGATACATCGGAATTAGGCTACCGCACAAacgagggaggaagaagggagCCGAAATGAcgggggagagcgagagggatgTCTTCAGTGCAATGCGCACTTtcttctccctttcctttcgtGTCGCCTCCAGCCATCTCATCCTTCacatcccctccccacaACTCTCTCGCAGGCTGGGCGAGCTCTCTCGCTGTCTCTGATTCGCTAGCTCATCCTcagcgcctcgtccgccgTGTCGATCCCTTCTCCGCCCGTTTCTCAGCTTGACAGCACGCCAAGCAGCACGCTCTCATCGTACAGAACGAGCTCCTCTCCGTCCACCTTCACCGAAGAGCCGCCGTACTCCGGCAGCAGTACCGTGTCGCCCACCTTCACCGTCGGCGTCCAGTCCTTCGAcccagccgccaccgccacaacGGTGCCCTCGTTGACCTTGGCGGCCACCTGCTCCGGGATCAGGATGCCGGCCTTCGTCTGCTTCGCCGCCTGCATGCGCTTCACCAGCACGCGCTGGCCCAGCGGCTGTAGCTTCTTCAGGGCGGGGGCGGTGAAGCGGAACATGCTGAGGAGAAAAAGGTGTAAAGGTTTAGGTTTACGGGTGacaagggagagggagagagagagagagagagaaagacggcGGTGGTTGTGGCGCAGCTGTTTACGGGGATGTGTAGAAAAGCGTATGGAGGCTGAAGCGCATGCCAAGACCGCgttgggtgcgtgtgtgtgtgtgtgcgtgtgtgtgcgtcaaTCGCGAGGCGAGGCGAAACGAGACGAGATGGAGGGACGCGTACGCAAAGATGGTGGGAGCAGATAAGCAGTTTTGTCGAGAAGGCCGCCCTCCCATCCCTCTTCCGCCTCGGAGAAGCAACGCATCGCTGTGCATTCTCTTTTCGCTGTCCCGAGCTCAGAACGGGCTCTCGTAGGCGTTGCCACCGTCTCACCACGCCACACCCGCAGCACATGGGTGTTTACGTGAGAGGATGAAcggggaaggaggaagaagtGACGGCGGCTGTTTACGTCACCAGGAGGGCAATGGACGACCACACAAACAGGAAGAGAAAACGAAGGCGGGCcggcgggagaaggagagcggcacCGGGGGAGGGTAGTCGCGTGCATGTCGGCGAGTGTGTGGAGCTATACCTACATAAAGCCAAGCACAGGCAAACCTCGAAAAACACAGAAGGCGCGtctgcttgtgcgtgtgggtgtcaTCGCCATGACGTGCTGTACATGGTAGAGCGTCACCGAAGCGGGCGGAGTAGAGGGCGAACAAGGAAACAAATAGAAAATCAACCGAAAAcaggaaaagaggagagggaaggtcTTTCTCTGCGGGAGAGACGCGctgacacacgcacgcgctgaTGGAGCGGTGGAGGAGAACGTCCGACCTGAGAGTTCACGCGCCGGAGCGGCACAGTCTCCCAACCCTATGTGGGCGTCAGTTGCGCGGCATCTTCGGTGCATCGCTCTGTGTAGGCATgtgccggccgccgccgcctgggCTACACCACGACTCGTTTTCCTGCCATTTGCCTCTCGATGTTGGGCAGGTACATGTCCTGCGGGCGTGTGTCCTTGCTCTCGTGCATGTACTTGAGAAGCGCGAGTTGCACCTTGTACCGAAACGCCTTTGCACCTGTCAACTCCGCTACGCGGCTGGCTGCGTCGTCCGGCGTCAGCGTTCCAGCTGCCTGTTGAGCGGCCAGCACGCGCTCACGGAcagccaccacctcctctgctgTCTGCACGTCACGCTGGAGCTGCGAGAAGAAGCGAGAAAAACGGTCGGTGAGGAGCGGCTTTAGTGTCGGCAGACGAAGATACGAGATGAGGTCGAACTGCTGGTTGCGGAGCGGCACTGTCAGAACGCCGACTGGAGTCGTCGTGGCCCCACTCCCGCCCAGCGCTGCTATGCTGGGGtaggtgctgctgcccgtgctGTCGCGCTTGCTGATCGCCTCACTGTAGCGGTACTGCAGGTGGAACAGGGACTCCGGCATCCCAATCAAGGAGCGGTAGTTGTGCACCTCAGGGGTGCCGTTGCCAAAGTACACGACGCCGTCGATTGTACGATGCCGAGCGTGGACGTACAGGGTCATCATCTCACgcaacgacgacgccgcggccaccCTCCCCGCCGACGAGCCTCTCAAAGGTTGCACGTCGTCGAGCGGGACGCTGAGCATGTCGGTGGAGCTGAACTGGAGAGGAACGCACTCCTCTGCCTCGAAGGCAGCGAAGCCGCGGACGATGCTCACGTACTGGTAGCCGCATGGAAGACGCACTCGGCGCGACACGGGCGACGTGTAGGACGGCAGTATCGGGCCGCGCTTGTTATGTTCCTGCGTCGCGCCCTCCAACATTGAGGACGGTGCGCCAatgacggcggtgctgtccAGCGGCTGGTTGTGCATGACGCTCAGCAAGCTGCTGTTGTCGGCGGATGTGTGGCCCGCCAGGTCCTGCTGCGGGTGATTCGCTGTCGTGGGGCGCTCCTGGAACTCCTTCACGCCAAGCCGAGCGAGCAGCACCCGTGCCACATCTCTGCCGACGTCGCGCGGGTTGAACGCCTCGAAAGCCTCCGTGGCGCCGTAGCGGCGAGTGAACATGGCGACCGGTCCAGCGGCGAGCACATCTGGTCGGCTGGTCTCGTACGCGCTGCCCACAATGACACGACCATCAAAGACAATCGACctcttcgccagcgccatgAGCACGCTGCGGTCGATTTCTTTCTCCTCCAGGCACACTATCAGCGCGCATGGCAGCTCGACAGCGTCGCCTGCCTTGCGCTCATAGGAAAGAGACGCCAAGAGCACGGACGTCAGAGTCTCCTCGTCGAACTCCAAACGCGAGACGCCGTagccgtccagcagcgtcacgccGAGCGCACggagcagcgccatcgccgcctgGCCGCAGGTAGCATCGGTAAACGGCGTCCGCTCAGCGTTGGGTCGGCacagcaccagccgctgcgcagggAAGCCCATGGATACCATTGTCGAGAGCGTCGCAATAGCGTCAAGACCGGAGCCGTACACAACGATGTTCGCGATGGACCCGCTCACCGAGTGGCtcagctccgccagcgtTTGCCGCAGGCGAGCCTCGGAGGCCTCGTTCGAGAGCGCAATTATGCCGCCGCGGGCACCGTGGGCCTCCTGTTGCTGTAGTGCACggatcggcggcggcacaatGTACTGCCGCCCCGTcgcaagcagcagctggtcGTACGGCTCGTAAATGTTGTTCTCTAAGTGAACGAACTTCATGGTGGTGTCGATGTCGATGAGAGTGCCCCGGACGACGCGGATGATGTTCGCGCCAAAGCTGAGTGACGGCGCACTCCTCGTTCCGTCACCGAGGTGCAGGCGCATGTACTCCCGCTCCAACAGCTCCATCCCGTTCACCTGCCACTGGCGCATCGGGCGCTGATTCGGGTGCAACGGCATGCCGTCCGTCGACACGACAGTGATGCTCAAGTAGACCAGGTAGGGCACGGAAAGGAGTTCGTACAGCATGCAGAGtgccgtggcgctggcgccaACAATCACGACGCGCgagtgcacacgcacccgctcGTCGCCGAGGAAGCGGCGCGTCGTAAAGAAGAGAGAGCTCAGCTCCAGGCCCGTGTGCGTCGTCTCCTCCttgccagcagcggcggcggtgttctGCGTCACGGGCGGTGTCACGTCGTTCACCTCAGGGAGTTCGACAATGTTGCTGACCGTGCTCAGAAACAGGTTCAAgtctctcttctttcgcTCGACCGGCACCTCGACGACGCGTCGTGGTGGGGCGAAGGTGAAGGAAGCGACGGCGGTCTGGTACAGCTCCGCACTGGTGCTCGTCAGCAGGAGCATCACCTCTGTCTGGGTCTGCCGGAGTACCTCGCGCAGGAAGAACTTGAGGTGCTGGCGGAACACGGGGCGAATGTACACGAAACGGACGAAGATTCCAGGCAGCTCGGACGAGCGGTAGCGCAGTGGTCCCTCCTCTGCGGAAAGCGAGATGTCAGTGGCTGCGTAGTTGAACCCCTGTGCCGCGTT from Leishmania major strain Friedlin complete genome, chromosome 26 carries:
- a CDS encoding putative 10 kDa heat shock protein, which translates into the protein MFRFTAPALKKLQPLGQRVLVKRMQAAKQTKAGILIPEQVAAKVNEGTVVAVAAGSKDWTPTVKVGDTVLLPEYGGSSVKVDGEELVLYDESVLLGVLSS
- a CDS encoding putative 10 kDa heat shock protein; this translates as MFRFTAPALKKLQPLGQRVLVKRMQAAKQTKAGILIPEQVAAKVNEGTVVAVAAGSKDWTPTVKVGDTVLLPEYGGSSVKVDGEELFLYDESVLLGVLSS